A portion of the Candida dubliniensis CD36 chromosome R, complete sequence genome contains these proteins:
- a CDS encoding cytochrome P450 52A11, putative (Similar to Candida maltosa CYP52A11) produces the protein MLEEISFESWYIYLFICGVLYFGSKYFYTQYLNNKFGAKLPGSFRSDGLFGFKNGFEMLKAKKVGRQVDLVHSRFNDLSKTHVNDTFKEYNFGIPVIVTKDPENIKALLATQFNDFSLGRRSDFFYPLLGKGIFTLDGEGWKHSRAMLRPQFAREQIAHVKALEPHFQLLKKHITKNKGKGFDIQELFFRFTVDSATEFLFGESVSSLKDESIGYNQDEFDFDGRKDFPEAFNKAQIYLATRAILKDLYWLVNPKDFQNCNAIVHKFSDYYVNKALNATPEELEKNSGYVFLYELVKQTRDPQVLRDQALNILLAGRDTTAGLLSFAMFELARNPQIWQKLREEVIEKYADEVTEIAFETLKQCEYLKAVINETLRLYPSVPRNGRFANKNTTLPRGGGPDGMSPILIKQGQGVSYSIYSTQRDTKFYGKDADVFRPERWFEPETRKLGWAFLPFNGGPRICLGQQFALTEASYVLVRLAQSYENLQLTENIEYPPPKLTHLTMCMFDGVPIKIA, from the coding sequence atgttagaagaaatttcttttgaatCCTGGTACatctatttatttatttgtgGAGTTTTGTACTTTGGTTCAAAGTATTTTTATACTCAgtatttgaataataaatttggaGCAAAATTGCCTGGAAGTTTTAGATCGGATGGCTTATTTGGATTTAAAAATGGCTTTGAAATGCTCAAAGCTAAAAAGGTTGGTCGACAAGTTGATTTAGTACATTCAAGATTCAATGACTTATCTAAAACACACGTGAATGATACTTTCAAGGAATATAATTTTGGAATACCAGTGATTGTCACCAAAGATCCTGAGAATATTAAAGCATTATTAGCAACCcaatttaatgatttttcgTTAGGTAGAAGAAGcgattttttttatccTTTGTTGGGAAAAGGTATTTTTACATTGGATGGTGAAGGATGGAAACATAGTAGAGCAATGTTAAGACCACAATTTGCTCGTGAACAAATTGCTCATGTTAAAGCATTAGAACCGCATTTccaattattaaagaagCATATAACTAAGAACAAGGGTAAGGGTTTTGATATTCAAGAGTTGTTTTTCCGGTTCACGGTTGATTCTGCCACCgaatttttgtttggtgAATCAGTGTCATCATTAAAAGATGAATCTATTGGATATAATCAAGATGAGTTTGATTTCGATGGTCGTAAGGACTTTCCTGAAGCGTTTAATAAAGCACAAATTTATTTAGCTACCAGGGCGATATTGAAAGATTTATACTGGTTGGTTAATCCAAAGGATTTCCAAAATTGTAATGCTATTGTTCATAAGTTTAGTGATTATTATGTCAATAAAGCTCTTAATGCAACCCCGGAAGAATTGGAGAAGAACAGTGGATATGTGTTTTTGTATGAATTGGTGAAGCAAACTCGTGATCCTCAAGTGTTACGTGACCAAGCCttgaatattttgttaGCCGGTAGAGACACCACTGCAGGATTACTTTCATTTGCTATGTTTGAATTAGCTAGAAATCCTCAGATTTGGCAAAAGTTAAGAGAAGAAGTAATTGAGAAATATGCCGATGAGGTAACTGAGATTGCATTTGAGACATTAAAGCAATGTGAATATCTCAAAGCGGTAATTAATGAAACCTTGAGGTTATATCCATCAGTACCACGTAATGGACGATTTGCTAACAAGAATACAACTTTGCCAAGAGGTGGTGGCCCAGATGGCATGTCTCCAATCTTGATCAAACAAGGGCAAGGTGTTCTGTATAGTATTTATTCTACGCAACGTGATACTAAGTTTTATGGTAAAGATGCTGATGTTTTCCGTCCAGAAAGATGGTTTGAGCCAGAAACTAGGAAATTGGGATGGGCATTTTTACCGTTCAACGGTGGTCCAAGAATATGTTTGGGGCAACAGTTTGCCTTAACCGAAGCATCTTATGTTTTGGTCAGGTTGGCTCAATCTTATGAAAATTTGCAGTTGACCGAAAATATAGAATATCCACCGCCAAAGTTGACACATTTAACTATGTGTATGTTCGATGGTGTTCCAATTAAAATTGCTTAA
- a CDS encoding glucokinase, putative (Similar to S. cerevisiae GLK1), whose translation MSLSPKLEETVSSIEKAFDIKDDFLVKATEYFIESMNVGLESPKPSKDVMPMIPTYVTSIPTGKEVGLYLAADLGGTNFRVCSIDLKGDHTFTMKQSKYRLPVDLMKAEKSDDLFSFLAKKVQSFLLEHHSEACSAKNAEPLKLGFTFSFPVNQTALDRGTLIRWTKGFDIPDAVDRDVVELLQANLTVLEVNVKVVAIANDTVGTLLTAAYSNDPEKTNRNTIIGCIFGTGTNGAYFESKIPKLASSKGMVINTEWGSFDNGLKILPCTEFDKIVDSETANPGYHLFEKRISGMFLGEILRVVLINLFEKGLIFQELYKARGGSLPHRIQEPWLLDAEVLSYLQIDDSTDLRMSGLILQNVLRLETNKEERVVIQRLTRAISKRAAHLSAIPIAAIAKKVKDQYKDDDRDFEVGCDGSVVEFYPGFRQAVLESVEKINPLKGTNKKIYLKIAKDGSGVGAALCASTA comes from the coding sequence ATGTCACTTTCACCCAAATTAGAAGAAACTGTCAGCTCAATTGAAAAGGCATTTGATATCAAAGATGATTTTTTAGTCAAAGCAACTGAATACTTCATTGAATCAATGAATGTTGGTTTGGAATCACCAAAACCATCAAAAGATGTCATGCCTATGATTCCAACATATGTCACCTCAATTCCCACTGGGAAAGAAGTGGGGTTGTATTTGGCAGCCGATTTAGGTGGAACTAATTTCAGAGTCTGTTCAATTGACTTGAAAGGTGACCACACATTTACCATGAAGCAAAGCAAGTATCGACTCCCAGTGGATTTGATGAAAGCAGAAAAGTCCgatgatttattttccTTTTTGGCAAAGAAAGTCCAATCTTTCTTATTGGAACACCATTCGGAAGCATGTTCTGCGAAAAATGCTGAGCCACTCAAGTTGGGGTTCACTTTCTCTTTCCCTGTTAACCAAACAGCATTGGACCGTGGTACATTAATCAGATGGACCAAAGGTTTTGACATCCCTGATGCGGTTGACCGTGACGTGGTTGAGTTGTTGCAAGCAAATTTGACTGTCTTGGAGGTCAATGTCAAAGTTGTCGCTATTGCAAACGACACGGTTGGAACTTTGCTTACTGCTGCTTACTCCAATGACCCAGAAAAGACAAACAGAAACACAATCATTGGGTGTATTTTTGGTACAGGAACTAATGGTGCCTATTTCGAGTCAAAAATTCCCAAGTTGGCCAGCTCCAAAGGTATGGTCATCAACACAGAATGGGGATCATTCGACAATGGCTTGAAGATCTTGCCATGTACTGagtttgataaaattgtcGATTCTGAAACTGCTAACCCAGGCTATCActtgtttgaaaaaagaatcagTGGGATGTTTTTAGGAGAAATTTTGAGAGTTGTCttgattaatttgtttgaaaaGGGCTTGATTTTCCAGGAGTTGTACAAGGCAAGAGGCGGGTCCTTGCCACACAGAATTCAAGAGCCATGGTTATTGGATGCTGAAGTGTTGTCTTATCTCCAGATTGATGACTCCACCGATTTGAGGATGTCGGGTCTTATTCTTCAAAACGTTCTCAGATTGGAAACCAACAAAGAGGAACGTGTGGTTATTCAACGTTTGACAAGAGCGATTTCCAAGAGAGCAGCACATTTGTCGGCTATTCCAATTGCTGCTATAGCCAAAAAAGTGAAAGACCAATATAAAGACGACGATAGAGACTTTGAGGTTGGTTGTGACGGTTCTGTGGTCGAATTCTACCCTGGATTCAGACAGGCTGTGTTAGAGTCggttgaaaaaatcaatccTTTGAAGGGTACTAATAAAAAGATCTATTTGAAGATTGCCAAAGATGGGTCAGGTGTCGGTGCAGCATTGTGTGCCAGTACCGcataa
- a CDS encoding auxin efflux carrier protein, putative — translation MGYSLSALVSTNPSSLSYFDISFLTFEAVLEVVIICCAGFVAAKTGLLTTQGQKTLSSLNVDLFTPCLIFTKLAPNLSFSKLIEIIIIPIFYAVSTGVSYWSSRIVSRALSLNIPETDFVTAMAVFGNSNSLPVSLVLTLSYTLPDLLWDDVEDDNTDKVAGRGILYLLIFQQLGQVLRWSWGFNTLLRKRSQLELNTYYTKHGKIVLHENCRLIEGEDEQFLYMDSNQQDEDEELEQQTETTREISLSEDEDNNSKPFTAFICQLPGVKQFLSFMNPPLYAMLVSIIVASIPYLKNWIFDSEQNSIVYNTFTKAVTTLGGVSIPLILIVLGSNLYPSNDIPPPSKHYNRILFGSLLSRMILPSVVLLPIIAMCVKYIKASILDDPIFLIVAFILTVSPPAIQLSQITQLNNVYQKEMSGVLFWGYVVLVVPTTISIVVCSLKVLEWAKQ, via the coding sequence ATGGGATATAGTCTATCAGCTTTAGTTTCTACCAATCCGTCGTCACTTTCTTATTTTGACATATCATTTTTGACTTTTGAAGCAGTACTAGAGGTTGTTATAATATGCTGTGCTGGGTTTGTTGCTGCCAAAACCGGTCTATTGACCACTCAGGGCCAGAAAACTTTATCATCTTTGAATGTTGATTTGTTCACCCCGTGTTTAATATTTACCAAGCTTGCACCCAACTTGTCGTTTAGTAAGTTAATCgaaatcattatcataCCGATTTTTTACGCTGTATCCACAGGAGTGTCTTATTGGAGCTCCCGAATAGTTAGCAGGGCTTTGAGCTTGAACATTCCTGAGACAGATTTTGTCACTGCTATGGCAGTCTTTGGTAATTCAAACTCGTTACCGGTGAGTTTAGTTTTAACATTGAGCTACACCCTTCCTGACTTGTTGTGGGACGACGTGGAAGACGACAACACCGATAAAGTCGCTGGTAGAGGGATATTGTACTTGTTAATTTTCCAGCAATTGGGACAGGTATTGCGTTGGTCCTGGGGGTTCAACACATTGTTAAGAAAGCGTTCGCAGTTAGAGTTGAACACATATTACACTAAACATGGCAAGATTGTCTTGCACGAAAATTGTCGTTTGATTGAAGGTGAGGATGAGCAGTTTTTGTACATGGATTCGAATCAACAAGACGAAGACGAAGAGCTAGAACAACAGACAGAAACAACAAGGGAAATTTCGTTGTCAGAAGACGAAGACAACAATAGCAAACCATTTACAGCATTTATTTGCCAGCTCCCTGGGGTTAAACAGTTTTTGTCATTTATGAACCCGCCACTTTATGCCATGTTGGTATCCATTATAGTTGCATCAATCCCatatttgaagaattggattTTTGACAGCGAACAAAACTCCATCGTTTACAACACATTCACCAAAGCGGTCACCACTTTAGGGGGTGTTTCCATCCCACTAATCTTAATAGTCTTGGGGTCAAACTTGTATCCCTCGAACGACATCCCACCACCATCAAAGCACTACAACAGAATATTATTTGGGTCATTATTATCGAGAATGATCTTGCCCAGTGTCGTGTTGTTGCCAATAATAGCCATGTGTGTCAAGTACATCAAGGCATCAATTTTGGATGACCCGATTTTCTTAATCGTTGCGTTCATATTGACAGTTAGTCCTCCAGCTATACAGTTGTCGCAAATCACCCAGCTCAACAACGTTTACCAGAAAGAGATGAGCGGGGTTCTATTTTGGGGGTACGTTGTGTTGGTAGTTCCAACCACGATATCGATCGTTGTTTGCTCCTTAAAAGTTTTAGAGTGGGCAAAGCAATAG
- a CDS encoding peroxisomal 2,4-dienoyl-coa reductase, putative (Similar to S. cerevisiae SPS19), which translates to MTFTSFIKPESDPNLIVPTKPFNLSPNIVERFSLKDKVTVITGGAGAIGSAIAEGYAQAGGHVIILDHASSDNGLTSRLSSTYGVKSKFFQIDVTNSQQVQQVIGQIDEEFGTIDVFVANAGIAWYTGSILNEDSTPENWRRVFDVNVNGVFYCAKYAGEIFKRNGSGSFIITASMSAHINNVPNYQTCYNSAKAAVMHMAKGLAVEFAGFARVNSVSPGYTNTLLSEPIPKPQRAKWWGLTPMGREAETDELVGAYLYLASDASSFTNGSDIRVDGGYCCV; encoded by the coding sequence ATGACTTTTACCTCCTTTATCAAACCAGAATCAGACCCAAACCTCATTGTTCCAACCAAGccattcaatttatctCCAAATATCGTTGAAAGGTTCTCACTCAAAGACAAAGTCACTGTCATTACTGGAGGAGCAGGTGCCATTGGAAGTGCCATTGCTGAAGGTTATGCTCAAGCTGGAGGCCATGTTATAATATTAGATCATGCATCATCCGACAATGGTTTAACCTCAAGATTATCATCGACCTATGGAGTAAAATCCAagtttttccaaattgaCGTCACAAATTCCCAACAGGTCCAACAAGTAATTGGtcaaattgatgaagagTTTGGCACCATCGACGTGTTTGTTGCCAATGCTGGGATTGCATGGTACACCGGATCCATTTTGAATGAAGACTCAACTCCAGAAAACTGGAGACGTGTTTTCGATGTCAACGTAAACGGTGTCTTCTACTGTGCTAAATACGCTGgagaaatttttaaaagaaacGGTAGCGGGTCATTCATTATCACCGCATCAATGTCTGCCCATATCAACAATGTACCAAACTATCAAACATGCTATAATTCCGCCAAGGCTGCAGTAATGCACATGGCCAAAGGTTTGGCCGTTGAGTTTGCTGGTTTTGCTAGAGTTAATTCTGTTTCTCCTGGCTATACAAACACTCTATTATCGGAACCAATACCAAAACCACAAAGGGCAAAATGGTGGGGTTTAACTCCAATGGGAAGAGAAGCTGAAACCGATGAACTAGTTGGAGCATACCTCTATTTGGCCAGTGATGCATCTTCATTCACAAATGGATCGGATATCAGAGTAGATGGTGGATACTGTTGTGTATAA
- a CDS encoding polyprotein of L1-like non-LTR retrotransposon Zorro 3 (transposable element;~Similar to S. cerevisiae POL92) codes for MTLLECIKFWSRISELQSEDLGSLQTYHLYVLGYYSYYPIYRHPSSVSSKRSEDNFVSVNIASEALSQFPNSQALSEDTFETSEGEIIVPRPLFLLANFVRGFSVIL; via the coding sequence ATGACTCTACTTGAGTGTATAAAATTTTGGCTGAGAATTTCGGAATTACAATCAGAAGACTTAGGTTCATTACAAACATACCATCTTTATGTTCTTGGTTATTATTCGTACTATCCAATCTACAGACACCCATCATCTGTTTCCCTGAAAAGACTGGAGGATAATTTCGTTTCTGTGAATATTGCAAGCGAAGCACTATCCCAATTTCCGAATAGTCAAGCACTTTCAGAAGATACATTTGAGACTTCAGAAGGAGAAATAATAGTCCCTCGTCCCCTATTCCTCCTTGCCAATTTTGTCAGAGGGTTTTCAGTGATACTTTAG
- a CDS encoding peptidase, putative (no obvious orthologue at corresponding locus of C. albicans chromosome 13) — translation MDTLCSYFCVIKICLNNTLEPHNFWFHKKKFTKKNNIPSHIHPTSMTTPKYPAKSHAQKVYHHLKTPCSFFISGEDMVLYKYCDQTKPFRQNRYFFYLTGCNIPGSHVLYKRDHLVLYLPDVDKEDIMWSGPPLSIAEALEKYDVDEVKYASEIEADLKDLGTVLTTDINQSNHHLKSYLTESDPSFFYALDESRLIKDDYEIELMRHAAKITDNCHLAVMSAVPIETKETHIHAEFMYHALRQGAKNQSYDPICCSGETCSTLHWVKNDGDITPEKRSVLIDAGAEWECYASDVTRCFPINGDWTEEHLQIYNLVLKMQSAAYEMMKPGVEWEDIHLQAHKVLIQGFLELGIFKPEYSPEELLSAKASARFFPHGLGHVLGMDTHDVGGRANYSDPDPLLCYLRIRRKLEPGMVVTNEPGCYFSPYLLQEVLDNPETSKYINKDVLDKYWYIGGVRIEDDVLITNDGHEIFTQITKDPHEISKIVKAGLAKGKQGFHNVV, via the coding sequence ATGGATACTTTGTGTAGCTATTTCTGTGTTATAAAGATCTGCCTCAATAACACTTTGGAGCCTCAcaatttttggtttcataaaaaaaaattcaccaaaaaaaacaacatcCCATCTCATATCCATCCCACATCCATGACCACCCCAAAGTACCCTGCCAAAAGCCATGCCCAGAAGGTGTACCACCACCTAAAGACGCCATGCTCTTTCTTCATTAGCGGCGAAGATATGGTCCTCTACAAATACTGCGATCAAACCAAACCATTCAGACAAAACAGGTATTTTTTCTACTTGACAGGATGCAACATCCCCGGATCCCATGTGTTGTACAAACGGGACCACTTAGTGCTTTACCTTCCAGATGTGGATAAAGAAGATATCATGTGGTCGGGCCCGCCATTGTCTATAGCCGAAGCATTGGAGAAATATGATGTCGACGAAGTCAAGTATGCATCCGAAATCGAAGCTGACTTGAAAGACTTGGGTACTGTGCTCACTACCGATATCAACCAGTCTAACCACCACCTCAAATCATATTTAACCGAATCCGACCCCTCCTTTTTCTACGCACTCGACGAGTCCCGCTTGATCAAGGATGACTACGAAATCGAGCTTATGAGACATGCCGCTAAAATCACAGACAACTGCCACTTAGCTGTCATGTCTGCCGTCCCAATCGAAACCAAGGAAACACATATCCACGCCGAGTTTATGTACCACGCTTTACGACAAGGTGCAAAAAACCAGAGCTACGACCCCATCTGTTGTAGCGGTGAGACCTGTTCAACCTTGCATTGGGTCAAAAACGACGGCGACATTACCCCAGAAAAACGCTCAGTCTTGATCGACGCTGGCGCCGAGTGGGAATGCTATGCCAGTGATGTAACCAGATGTTTCCCTATCAACGGCGACTGGACAGAAGAACACTTACAAATCTACAACTTGGTGTTGAAAATGCAATCTGCCGCTTATGAGATGATGAAGCCAGGTGTCGAGTGGGAAGACATACACTTACAAGCCCATAAAGTTTTGATTCAAGGGTTTTTAGAACTAGGCATATTCAAACCCGAGTACTCCCCAGAAGAGTTGCTCTCTGCCAAAGCAAGTGCTCGATTCTTCCCTCATGGACTTGGCCACGTTCTTGGTATGGATACCCACGATGTTGGTGGCCGCGCCAACTACTCTGACCCTGACCCATTATTGTGCTACTTGAGAATTAGACGGAAGTTAGAGCCAGGAATGGTCGTAACCAACGAACCAGGCTGCTATTTCTCGCCATACTTACTACAAGAAGTGTTAGACAACCCTGAAACCTCCAAGTACATCAACAAAGACGTCTTAGACAAGTACTGGTACATTGGTGGTGTCCGAATCGAAGACGATGTTTTGATCACAAACGACGGGCACGAGATATTTACACAGATCACAAAAGATCCACACGAAATTAGTAAAATCGTCAAGGCTGGTCTTGCCAAAGGGAAACAAGGCTTCCACAATGTAGTCTAA
- a CDS encoding integral membrane component of endoplasmic reticulum-derived COPII-coated vesicles, putative (Similar to S. cerevisiae EMP46) has protein sequence MLYHILLLIHVALAVVPNIPKISSQLSPNPHYSLPNLLSIDSKEEVNNFEISNNIQLDNGRLLLGELGSIWGKYKIPTFNKPWTIELIFRSTGTKEDRKYEENSLNVWFLNGDSGNLPFETFDGFEISISNEGQIPGVKLYNNDGVQSIIHDASHALGTCKFQYLDSDVPFTLRVSYDANSWFKIQMDNNLCFKTNQISIPFQEIKLGITSKINQQSNEKFEILSLKTWETLTGDAIDDHGLMIGDEIKIDVETEVTNDNSVKPNHIRESLMERAQRLRKEAIDSERQNLENQHSQGSDSNTNTQLDLILSKLNYLEVSLTGLNGVEDDAQITSINKEIAGLNNVFTDLKSTVTDTKQSVLDLQNVLVKQYSQMLDSIAQLNQKVIGEVREQHYGMEELSRKVDLLMNNHKEIAYQYEKTRQDTQGETSKSGDSVVDKLLKWILLPLVLILLVLVIFVYRLRHDIKHSKLL, from the coding sequence ATGTTGTACCATATATTGCTCTTGATTCATGTGGCTTTGGCAGTTGTTCCAAATATTCCCAAAATCTCATCTCAATTGCTGCCCAACCCACATTATTCCTTACCAAACTTATTGTCAATAGattcaaaagaagaagttaaTAACTTTGAAATTTCCAATAACATTCAATTGGATAATGGTAGACTATTATTGGGAGAGCTAGGTTCAATTTGGGGAAAGTACAAGATTCCCACTTTCAACAAGCCATGGACTATTGAATTAATCTTCAGATCAACAGGAACAAAAGAAGACAGAAAATATGAAGAGAACAGTTTAAACGTGTGGTTTCTCAATGGAGATAGCGGTAATTTACCTTTTGAAACTTTTGATGGATTTGAGATCAGTATAAGTAATGAAGGTCAGATTCCAGGAGTAAAGCTTTACAACAATGATGGAGTACAAAGCATCATCCATGATGCTAGCCATGCATTGGGAACTTGTAAATTCCAATACTTGGACTCAGATGTACCTTTCACATTAAGAGTGTCATATGACGCTAACTCGTGGTTTAAGATTCAGATGGACAATAATTTATGTTTCAAAACGAATCAAATTTCTATTCCatttcaagaaatcaaattgggAATCACATCCaaaataaaccaacaaTCAAATGAGAAATTTGAGATTTTATCCTTGAAAACATGGGAAACATTGACTGGAGATGCCATTGATGACCATGGATTAATGATTGGCgatgaaatcaaaatcgACGTTGAAACTGAAGTAACGAACGATAATCTGGTGAAACCAAATCACATTCGTGAATCTTTAATGGAAAGAGCACAAAGATTGAGAAAAGAAGCCATAGATTCTGAAAGGCAAAACTTGGAGAATCAACATAGCCAGGGACTGGATTCAAACACCAACACTCAGTTAGACTTGATTCTTTCTAAGTTGAACTATTTAGAGGTCTCATTAACTGGACTTAATGGTGTGGAAGACGATGCTCAAATAacttcaataaataaagaaattgcGGGATTGAACAATGTGTTCActgatttgaaatcaacAGTTACAGACACAAAACAATCAGTATTAGATTTACAAAATGTTTTGGTCAAACAGTACTCGCAAATGTTGGATTCAATAGCGCAATTAAATCAGAAAGTCATTGGTGAAGTTCGAGAACAGCATTACGGAATGGAGGAATTAAGTAGAAAGGTTGATCTATTAATGAATAACCATAAAGAAATTGCCTACCAATACGAGAAGACTCGACAAGACACACAAGGAGAAACATCTAAACTGGGCGATAGTGTCGTTGACAAGTTGTTGAAATGGATTTTGTTGCCGTTGGTATTAATTCTATTAGTATTGGTGATATTTGTATACCGTCTAAGACATGACATCAAACATTCAAAACTCTTATGA